Proteins from a genomic interval of Amphiura filiformis chromosome 9, Afil_fr2py, whole genome shotgun sequence:
- the LOC140161354 gene encoding cytochrome P450 2J4-like: MVYMLTTLKPRCKMAHWVFIWFIDIRTILVCVVAFLVISWWTRKPKNLPPGPWTWPILGSLPNLGISLYRSGLQPHQFMAKLTKHYGNVYSFYLGNQLLVILNSAESVREAFQNQFLADRPTSKVPEKFKMTKGQGVVMGSGDHWREQRRFTLSTFRSFGVGKRSFQDQISVEVMALCEEFSSFKGESFDPRKLLSNAVSNIICAVVFGKRFEYSDTTFHELLHLLDKQIEDAGAGIAASFIPIVRYLNIKSTSVNVQYERAHRLWTFYSTIVDDHRKQFDRADLKDYIDVYLDEIEQVEGSERALNINDQNMMASVNQLFAAGSETTVTTLRWALLYMMAHPKIQDKVQQEIDNVVGRNRLPNISDKEQMPYTEATLMEIQRIASIVPLGVPHYASEDTTLFGYTIPQNTIIMSNIWAIHHDPATWNDSEIFRPERFLNGDKLAKQPEEYLPFSAGRRVCLGENLAKMELFLFFSQLLHHFTFKKPKDVQKLCFDGKIGATNSPSDFRTEAIVRD, encoded by the exons atggtatacatgcTCACAACCCTTAAACCACGTTGTAAAATGGCGCATTGGGTTTTTATATGGTTTATAGATATCCGCACTATATTGGTATGTGTAGTTGCATTCCTTGTTATATCATGGTGGACACGTAAACCAAAGAATTTACCCCCAGGACCATGGACCTGGCCTATTTTGGGCAGCCTGCCCAATCTTGGTATTTCTCTGTATCGATCTGGCTTACAACCACATCAATTCATGGCTAAGCTTACCAAACATTACGGCAATGTGTACAGCTTTTACTTGGGAAATCAACTTTTAGTTATTTTGAATAGTGCTGAAAGTGTGCGAGAAGCTTTCCAGAATCAGTTTCTTGCAGATCGACCAACCTCTAAGGTACCGGAAAAATTCAAAATGACAAAAGGTCAAG GCGTAGTAATGGGGTCAGGCGATCATTGGAGAGAACAACGAAGATTTACTCTCTCCACCTTCCGAAGTTTTGGTGTCGGTAAAAGAAGTTTCCAAGATCAAATATCGGTGGAAGTAATGGCTCTTTGCGAAGAGTTTTCTTCTTTTAAAGGAGAAAGCTTCGATCCGCGTAAGCTTCTGTCGAATGCTGTATCCAATATCATATGTGCAGTGGTTTTTGGGAAAAGATTTGAGTATTCAGACACGACATTCCATGAGCTGTTACACTTATTAGACAAGCAAATTGAGGATGCTGGAGCTGGGATTGCTGCGTCTTTCATCCCAATAGTTAG GTACCTCAACATAAAATCAACGTCAGTCAATGTACAATATGAAAGAGCGCACCGGTTATGGACATTTTACAGCACTATCGTTGACGACCATCGCAAACAGTTTGATCGCGCCGATCTTAAAGACTACATTGACGTCTATTTAGATGAAATAGAGCAAGTTGAAGGAAGTGAACGTGCTTTAAATATTAATGATCAAAATATGATGGCATCAGTAAATCAACTTTTTGCAGCTGGTTCTGAAACAACTGTCACAACTCTTCGTTGGGCATTGTTGTATATGATGGCACACCCAAAAATCCAGGACAAAGTTCAACAAGAAATTGACAATGTTGTGGGCAGAAATCGCTTGCCTAATATATCGGATAAGGAACAAATGCCTTACACCGAAGCTACCTTGATGGAGATTCAACGAATCGCCTCTATTGTCCCCTTAGGGGTACCCCATTACGCTTCAGAAGATACTACTTTGTTTGGTTACACCATCCCCCAAAACACGATAATTATGTCCAATATTTGGGCAATTCACCATGATCCGGCCACTTGGAACGATTCAGAAATTTTTCGCCCAGAAAGGTTTTTAAATGGGGACAAGCTGGCAAAACAACCAGAGGAATATTTACCTTTTAGCGCAG GACGACGAGTTTGCCTTGGTGAAAACCTAGCCAAAATGGAGCTGTTTCTCTTCTTCTCGCAGCTTCTACATCACTTCACTTTCAAGAAACCCAAAGATGTACAAAAGTTATGTTTCGATGGAAAGATCGGGGCAACTAACTCTCCGAGTGATTTTAGAACTGAAGCAATCGTGAGAGACTAG
- the LOC140161355 gene encoding cytochrome P450 2J4-like — translation MAHWLFLWFTDIRTILVCVVAFLVISWWTRKPKNLPPGPWTWPILGSLPNLGISLYRSGLQPHQFMAKLTKHYGKVYSLYLGNQLLVILNSAESVREAFQNQYLVHRPTIKMPEKLVAVKGEGVLMSSGAHWREQRRFTLSTFRSFGVGKRSFQDQISVEVKALCEEFSSFKGESFDPRKLLSNAVSNIICAVVFGKRFEYSDSKFHELLHLLDKQIEDAGAGVAAIFIPIVRYLNIRSTPANVRYERGQRLKNFFSTLVDDHREHFDRADLKDYIDVYLEEIKQVEGSERAFNINDHNMIATVSQLFIAGSETTVTTLRWALLYMMAYPEIQDKVQQEIDNVVGRNRLPNISDKEQMPYTEATLMEIQRIASIVPLGVPHYASEETTLFGYTIPQNTIIMSNIWAIHHDPATWKDSEIFRPERFLNGDKLAKQPEEYLPFSAGRRVCLGENLAKMELFLFFSQLLHRFTFKKPKDVQNLCFDGKIGGTNSPSDYRIEAIARD, via the exons ATGGCGCATTGGCTTTTTCTTTGGTTTACAGATATCCGCACTATTTTGGTGTGTGTAGTTGCATTCCTCGTTATATCATGGTGGACACGTAAACCAAAGAATCTACCTCCAGGACCATGGACCTGGCCTATTTTGGGCAGCCTGCCCAATCTTGGTATTTCTCTGTATCGATCTGGCTTACAACCACATCAATTCATGGCTAAGCTTACCAAACATTACGGCAAAGTGTACAGCTTATACTTGGGAAATCAGCTTTTAGTTATTTTGAATAGTGCTGAAAGTGTGCGAGAAGCTTTCCAAAATCAGTATCTCGTTCATAGACCAACAATTAAGATGCCGGAAAAATTAGTAGCAGTGAAAGGTGAAG GTGTGTTAATGTCATCAGGCGCCCATTGGAGAGAACAACGAAGATTTACTCTCTCCACCTTCCGAAGTTTTGGTGTCGGTAAAAGAAGTTTCCAAGATCAAATATCGGTGGAAGTAAAGGCTCTTTGCGAAGAGTTTTCTTCTTTTAAAGGAGAAAGCTTCGATCCGCGTAAGCTTCTGTCGAATGCTGTATCCAATATCATCTGTGCAGTGGTTTTTGGAAAGAGATTTGAGTATTCAGACTCGAAATTCCATGAGCTGTTACACCTGTTAGACAAGCAAATTGAGGATGCTGGAGCTGGGGTCGCTGCTATTTTCATCCCAATAGTTAG GTACCTCAACATAAGATCTACGCCAGCCAATGTAAGATATGAAAGGGGACAACGGTTGAAGAACTTTTTCAGCACTCTAGTTGACGACCATCGAGAACATTTTGATCGTGCTGATCTTAAGGACTACATCGACGTATATTTAGAAGAAATAAAACAGGTTGAAGGAAGTGAACGGGCTTTCAATATTAATGACCATAATATGATAGCAACAGTATCTCAACTTTTTATAGCTGGTTCCGAAACGACAGTCACAACTCTTCGTTGGGCATTGCTGTATATGATGGCGTATCCAGAAATCCAGGACAAAGTTCAACAAGAAATTGACAATGTTGTGGGCAGAAATCGCTTGCCTAATATATCGGATAAGGAACAGATGCCTTACACCGAAGCTACCCTGATGGAGATTCAACGTATCGCCTCTATTGTCCCCTTAGGAGTGCCCCATTACGCTTCAGAAGAAACTACTTTGTTTGGTTACACGATCCCCCAAAACACGATAATTATGTCCAATATTTGGGCAATTCACCATGATCCGGCCACTTGGAAGGATTCAGAAATTTTTCGTCCAGAAAGGTTTTTAAATGGGGACAAGCTGGCAAAACAACCAGAGGAATATTTACCTTTTAGCGCAG GACGACGAGTTTGCCTTGGTGAAAACCTAGCCAAAATGGAGCTGTTTCTCTTCTTCTCTCAGCTTCTACATCGCTTCACTTTCAAGAAACCCAAAGATGTGCAAAATTTGTGTTTCGATGGAAAGATCGGGGGAACTAACTCTCCAAGCGATTATAGAATAGAAGCTATTGCGAGAGACTAG